A stretch of the Archangium violaceum genome encodes the following:
- a CDS encoding DUF2169 family type VI secretion system accessory protein translates to MSVAHGSVHPVEAIVFPAISPHHPRGADVHRGDPGSTSIQYECDFAPFKPRADILLNGQAVSPTGRAVDSLLVTLELGTLRKSIRVTGDRRWERGLLGLRSSPPQAFVQMPLVYERAFGGTDVSHPELRHQGAELRNPVGVGYHKNPDAQAAEGTRLPNMEDPRQPISGWKDTPQPMGFGPVGRSWQPRLSHAGTYDQRWLEEDHPFLPRDFDTQYFLCAPVDQQVPYLRGGETLRCTGMTREGALVARVPSLRFPVTFRFDDRDQCLEPLLDTLLVEPDSHRMMLTWRSSVPLGRKPGRLREILVGHQPVRLPPGRGGGKRHFKSLAEVVAMYRKSQRKVGQR, encoded by the coding sequence TTGTCGGTAGCACATGGTAGCGTCCATCCCGTTGAGGCAATCGTTTTTCCTGCGATTTCGCCTCATCACCCGAGGGGGGCGGATGTCCACCGGGGTGACCCCGGGTCCACGAGCATCCAATATGAGTGCGATTTCGCGCCCTTCAAACCCCGGGCGGACATTCTCCTCAACGGCCAGGCCGTGTCGCCCACGGGACGGGCAGTCGACTCGCTCCTGGTGACACTGGAGCTGGGGACGCTGCGCAAGTCCATCCGGGTCACCGGAGATCGCCGGTGGGAACGAGGACTGCTCGGGTTGCGTTCCTCTCCGCCCCAGGCCTTCGTCCAGATGCCGCTCGTCTATGAGCGGGCCTTTGGCGGGACGGATGTGTCACACCCGGAGTTGCGTCACCAGGGTGCTGAGCTGCGCAACCCGGTGGGGGTGGGCTACCACAAGAATCCTGATGCCCAGGCGGCGGAGGGGACGCGTCTTCCGAACATGGAGGATCCCCGGCAACCCATCTCCGGATGGAAGGACACTCCACAGCCCATGGGGTTCGGTCCGGTCGGCCGGAGCTGGCAACCGCGCCTCTCCCACGCGGGAACCTACGACCAGCGATGGCTGGAGGAGGACCATCCCTTCCTGCCACGCGATTTCGATACGCAGTACTTCCTCTGCGCGCCTGTGGATCAGCAGGTGCCCTACCTCCGGGGCGGAGAGACCTTGCGCTGTACGGGAATGACACGAGAGGGCGCACTGGTGGCTCGTGTCCCCTCGCTGCGGTTCCCCGTCACCTTCCGGTTCGACGATCGGGACCAGTGCCTCGAGCCTCTCCTGGACACCCTCCTCGTCGAGCCGGATTCGCATCGGATGATGCTGACCTGGCGGAGCTCGGTTCCCCTGGGCAGGAAACCCGGGAGGCTGCGGGAGATCCTGGTGGGACATCAGCCGGTTCGCTTGCCACCCGGGCGAGGCGGCGGAAAGCGGCATTTCAAATCGCTCGCCGAGGTCGTGGCCATGTACCGGAAGAGCCAGCGAAAGGTGGGCCAGCGATGA